tattcaaaaatttaaaaatgtgtaCATCCCTTTTATAATCAATTGTATATTCGGATGAATGTCCTATGTTTTCATTATCGTAAAAAATGCTTTattctctataaaattatttttaataatttttttgttacagatttgaaaatcatatttttatatcaaaatgGGTTGCATTGCATTGTTTGCAAAGTTTTTTCTATGCTTcttcaatttcattttcttcgtaagtaaattattttgttaatgaaaaaattatgtctaatcttatttttatatttcaaatttcataaaatattcttattaaaattatcaataaaaattattcttttttgaGTACATCACTCATAGTATTATGTAACTCTCAATTTGACAGAGTTtcctatttatattattagtaCGACGcatgatatgttaaaaatgcgatctttaaaacaattttttttttaaatgtcaccAATATGCATCAccaacataaaaattcatatataaatcaattataattgttttttgttattataagtagattatattttttgaatttcaaacaAACTTAGatctattatattatttagattGCCGGTGGAGCTGCTTTAGCTGTTGGAATATGGCTTATTGTTGATATAAGTACATTTACAAATCTCATTAGCAAAATCGACGAGTCCGATGTTCTGGTAagcattttaataaataattatgttaatgTTAATAGCttcaactatttatttttaatggaatCTCATTAATACAAATGAGTCATTGtagatttatattatataataaattcatttcttattttattgtgATCGTTTATTTCTGATCAATGccgcatgaaaaaatttatgggGAAAATTCGAAATGCATGATCACTGAGTAGCTCTTTTgtgaaatttatatatatgatcgTGAGTAAGTAATCACCAGTATTTTTTTCACGAATAATAATTtcccatgaaaaaattttatgatgaaaTCTTTTCGCAGATATAAAACCTAataatatacaaaaatttatggtAATTTGATATAACACAGTGATTcctaaataaatcaattataattttgtaaaaagtaTCATaccatcatttttataatatatagtcatatttcattataaataatatctatTGGTTATTAGAAGAATATAATGCTAAATAATAACACATTTGTCTAgctcttatatatatttttctagtGTGCAACGTCTGCGTATTAATTATATGCTCAGTCATCATTTCAATAATTGATACATGGACTTAATGATACTATCAAAcgcttaataattttgttaatattttatctctgaaatatttttcattatatttaattagtaTTTGTAACATATTTAGATTTGCATAACAATATCTTTcgtgatatttttttgatttagtAATTATGGTTTAAAACtaattcaatataattattcgtctaaaataaatattttttaaccttTCGTTACTATACatagttttttaaagaatGATCAACAAATAATTCGTAATTTATATCtaatacaatatataactCTCACATATCTACTATTAatgtatgataaataaatgttaaataaatactgtatttcataaaaaaaaattgaaattagtAAAAGTAACTGTTGATTTAAACATGGAACCAATCATTTATTCAATGAGATCTTACTATTCGAGTGAAGTTTAATTTGATTCTTCCGTTTTTTTGAAGTGTAAAAAAACAATCTATATGCTTTTatcaccaaaaaatatttctgttttttaaaattttatttaaattcagttttatatttttgtaaataacataaaactttatttttatccaatcaagattttttttattacagacAAAAACAGATCCTGATgttataaaaacaatatctTACGTTTTGATTATTGTGGGAGCACTTACGTTTATTGTCAGTTTCTTAGGATATTGCGGTGCCATGTTCGAGTCTAGATGTTTACTTTGTATTGTAGgttgaaaatgataaaattttttcattaaaagtagCTTATTTCACTTTAAATACTTCGATCATTCTTTTAGTATGGCATTCTCATCCTAGTTGTTTTGATCTTGGAATGTACTGTAGTAGGTTTGTCATTCAGTTGGAATAGTGAAGTAAGTAAAACATTATATGATTCAAATGTAATTGAATGTAAACGATATAATTACTAATAACATTCGCAAAATGTTAacttaataaacaataattttgaatttgtagACAGAACAAGGAGTAAGAATGTTACTCAAGGCAACGATGAAATATTACGCAACCAATGAAGACAAAACTGAAGCTGTTACGGTAGCTTGGGACGAAATAATGAATCAGGTAATTAAAAGtttgtggaaaaatttttttaaaaattttaagaatcttAAAAATCACTATTTATAATGCTCATTCAActtgttgtaaaaaaaaaaaaataatgcaaaGAAATGCTCGGTCTTAAGTGCTAAGGCTATTATGATTTGTGCTAACATTTCAAaacttagtttttaaaattttcacgcTAAATCAATATGTACAAGCGATGCGTGTATGTGCAagaacagaaaaataaatattctttcaattaaaaataaaataatgaataaatagatataactaaaaaaaaaaaaaaatctctgaAACGTTTGACTCTGCAGGCCATTCCTGGAACTTCTCGTTACTTACAAGCTCAAAAAGctcgaaaaaatttcttaatgaGAAGTtctgagctctccaagctcgaTAGTCTAGTAGTTGTGTTGGTAtaacacttttttgaaaatttttaattgcaatatcTTTTGAACAAATCAGCCAATTTTGATACGGCTTGCAGAATTCAAAGCagttttttttcgtacaaaaagatattgatttttttttgttttttttttttttttttttccccaaTGATTTTCTCATTTCTATTacactaaatcaatttttaaaaaatgcagattgaacttttttccgtgcaatgGTATATACATTATGTTGAAAATAGTTGCAGAAAGgggggaaaattttttttcaatcgtaaagcactctctctTTAATGTTTTGTATTATGATTcgtgcaaaaaaataaacctgTAGTTTTTTATATCCCTATTtctcatattattattattataaaaatattcttaactATAGATGAAATGTTGTGGAGTTGACAACTATACGGATTTCAGTCAAAGTCCTAATTGGTCGATGATAGAAAAGAAAGTACCTGAGGCATGctgcaataaaattaatggtaTTCTCCAGGATTCAAATTGTCCAAGTAGACCATCGTTATCAAATTCATATCATATGCAGGTAATATAATTTCAATGATTACTAATACTTCTTAAATTTATAGTTAGTTCCTTTGATTAATTGATAGTCCGAATGTGatcaaatataattacaaacgtttttttttcactccgctatagtaaaaattaaaattttaggtaGCAATAAATGCCCGAAAATAATGTATTCTCTTTGCACAGTCATTTTTATTGGTATATCACTCACTGCTATTTAACAttggtatttttttcataataatgctttttaacttcccgctaagaaaattgaagattttcgaaaatcgggaagttattggtttaccccgttttttaaaaattaagttttcatcatatctcgacgttttgaggtcctaggaagctttcctgacgaTTATTACGAtggcgcgcgcgcgcgcgcgcgcgtgtgtgtgtgtgtgtgtgtgtgtgtgtgtgtgtgtgtgtgtgtgtgtgtgtgtgtgtgtgtgtgtgtgtgtgaacctctcataacttttgaacggcttgaccgatttgatcgcgattggcgccattcgagagggcttgactaaagtcagatttttaatacaatttggaccgattcgaacaggtagattttaagaaatctaaaaaaaactgcgaaaaaaatttttttcaaatgtggtttttttggaataacttttatacgtctttatcaactattttttcaaatttcttaaaaattttgggtTTGATCAACTTGTGTTTAGAAGTTAATCATAGgattcaaaaaattgcgttgaatGCTACCAAccccgtcaaaatcggttaattcattcaaaagtaattgcagtttgagaatttaaagatttattgGTGATTTGAAAGCATGGAATGTGTGTTATccatacatgcttgtaaaCTTGTAATTGAGGTATTTTTCTGATCTTTGGAACTATATTCTTAGAAAACAgagtatctttaaaaaatttttaaagaaaaagtcTTAAacgaaataatatttaaataataataataattaaataataataaatttaattattttgatcgaaaattttgaaattcttgCGACATTTCTTGCTAGACCCATTATTTTCCATAGTATCGTTACTAAGGAAGATAATGAGGCCCCCCCTAGCAGAAATTGTAAGCATCGTTCCAAACATGCGATATACatatggggcattccacgccaaatcgaccacttttgacccTAACCCCTTTTGATTTGGCTGAAAGTTTACCATCCTTTTCTGCCCTATCAAAAACgtctctcataattttttcaaatttttttacccaaccaaaaaaaagttatgaatttttcaaaaaaaccgcttttttatttttaaattgccataactttttcaaaaattgacttatcgggacgtttttttttcaaaatttttgttattaaatgttctttttaggaaaaaatataaaaaaattattcaaacctATCTTCatcgttattttttagattttctgGAATAACTCCGAATTTCTCGATGATaaccatttttaatttcttttttctttctttcatATAAAACTTTGACATTTTCTACAAAtatcctgaaattttcagaaaggtgttttttcgatttctatttttttttttcaattgaaaaaaaaaattctttttttttaatcttatttttcaTAACATCGGTCCAAAAATTTCCGGGAATcctcaaaaaacaaaaaaaaagtatagaaCCAAAAGTTGAACATGTTAATCATcgagaaaattgatttttttaaaaacaaagaaaattgaaaaacaaaaaaaaatatagaactAAAAGTTAACCAGGTAAGCTTCTCagaattgctttttaaatttttaatccttgCGAAGGtccaagtttatttttaaattactctaAACTTCTTCGAGAAATGATAGTTTGCGCCACCGATGAGTcttcttcataaaaaaaactgattaaGTGCCATCTTCAGAAATGACATTAAGTTAAAGAACATTTTCTTGCTTAGCTAAGCTAAATGtctttattagtttaagaattattGCATTTGAGACATTATAATCATGTAATAAACCATTTGATGAAAGCGTTTAACCATAAAACTCAGATTATCGGAGAATTGTTTATTTCAATGCCCACCATTTATTAAGCAATAAATGAAAAGAAcaattgtttttcaattttctttgtttctaaaaaaattaattttctcggTGTGATTAACATGTTCAACTTTTGGttatatacttttttcttgttttttgagGATAATCGGAAATTTTTGGACCggtgttatgaaaaataagattaaaaaaaaatttttttttttcaattgaaaaaaaaaaataaaaatcgaaaaaacacctttctgaaaatttcaggataTTTGTAGAAAATGTCAAAGTTTTATatgaaagaaagaaaaaagaaattaaaaatggttATCATCGAGAAATTCGGAGTTATTCcagaaaatctaaaaaataacgatGAAGATaggtttgaataatttttttatattttttcccaaattgaacatttaataacaaaaattttgaaaaaaaaaaacgtcccgataagtcaatttttgaaaaagttatggcaatttaaaaataaaaaagcggtttttttgaaaaattcataacttttttttggttgggtaaaaaaatttgaaaaaattatgagagacGTTTTTGATAAGGTAGAAAAGGATGGTAAACTTTCAGCCAAATCAAAAGGTGTCAgggtcaaaagtggtcgatttggcgtggaatgccctatatatatatatatatatatatatatatatatatatatttattggtgatttattaaacttctatcagacttttgaacttgaagagctcaaaaacgtcatgaatgcaattttaagcgctgaggtacggaattagcgggaagttacagggatggctttttgggtcaaccgttttcctaatttttatagatataaacCTATCTTTTTCATGCAGAgctaaagtattttatttttctttttttttaaataatgcaTACTAGCTTTTGATaaacaattttcttttaaacgtTTTATCTAGGGATGCTACAATGCGATAATAAATTCGATCCAAGAAAATGCAGCAATTGCTATTGGAGTAGCTGTAGTCCTAGTTTTTGTCGAATTGATTGTCATTATTTTGGCATTATATTTGGCATGCTGTTATTGGCGACCACAGCATGGTAAGGATAAAActcttattatttacaaaaaattaacatttattttttgctgaaattgattaataatatgaaagtgataattaattaacaagttgttttttaaattcattgataataataataacatttcaccaatattttttactaatatcTTATTATGCTAGAAATGGActgaattttcataaatattgtTGTAGTATTGACTTGTTGGTGCTGCTGCTGacgccaaaaaaaattcactgcCAGATTAAATCATGGCTTCAGAATCCATCCATCCAATAATCCATAGAAGACTGGTCTCGCATCGTTTTACAAAGTAAAGCGATAGTATAGTAATATACAAAAGAACAACATAGAAAGGAAGATAACAATCTgaaatatttaactaaaagctcgaaacatatttttatataaatatttcctTAACACACTAAAATAAGCGATAACATccattaaaattgaaaaaattcatcttacacaaaaaattcaagtcataaatttttttctttatacttctgtacaatttattacttaaaaaaaatatatatatatttttttatgttagttagaaaaaattttttaataaagtatttaataattttttggaatactGAATgcgtatttttaatgatatttccTGAtgttattagttaataaattgaaatatttataaggaTAAAAATCATGCATACttgaaatcaatttttttaattgtttgtttttatattcattcatttttatcatttgtgATGATCacattttttccatttttattacttaagtcagtttatattataattttaactgATAGCTTGCTTtagttttactaatttactaCGTTAGAGACGTGCAGTGTTATTGCGGTACATTTACCAAGATACGAAAACCTACCTTCATACAAggaaaattattagataatcCTCAAGAGAatcttttgataaatttatttatttattcatttatttaatttaatcggCCTTAGAGCAAGTGTTTCCTAAGGGCCGTAAAGTACAGAATATTACATTTATAGTGAGTAATTTTATATACACAAAAGTaaaacatattatatattatacataagGTTAATATGAATTAGATTAAGGTAAGCTATTAAATCTAAGCATTATTAAATGTCCTTATTAAAAAACCAATTGTAGGCAGAagttttaaattctttaacaGTTCCTAGGGCAACAATGCTTGAAGATAGTTTGTTCCATGAATAGTTTTATTGCCGTTAGTCAGAAAGAGTGCTCAAATGTTCCTGTCCTGCACTGCGGTTGATAGAATGAGCAAGATCACGTCAACTGGACCCCCTATTTTCCACTtgatcatgaaaattaagttcatgtatcttttttataagtacataccaagataaaatgatccccgaaacgatttttaaaaatttagattttaacaataattttttttacaatgaaaattttaggtacttttaattaaaaaatggattgtaaatcaaccgttaaagtaaaattaatgtgacttgaaggatttgtttttaaaatgtttgtattttaataaaatattaataactaaaaattatttgtttattatcatattgttaattaacttttaagttaacaaatgaaaatttcactgacttctcggtgaaaaaatgaagtttttttttatcggttacatgcgttatttattaaagtttaagatttcagaaaaaaatttcactgctcgcgatttgtttaaacaatataaatttatttatcacagcGCGCCGAGCGCCAGACGCTGTCAGAATACCGCGCCGTCGAACGTCAGACTATGTTACAActtcgattaattataattaaaaatataactatcaaacaaattttattattattatgatcaatattatgactaataaaataagtaaattttctattattaaagaaaaatagaaaaaacgaactagtaataaatattaaattttgtagacatttgttaactttattttttttttttttttaaacttggttaataaaaacttttttatcttccgacacattattatattattaatctttatatatatttatatatatactagctgttacccgcccgctccgctgggcacttcatagaattgtatttttagagatctagacttgaaatttaatgggaGTATTGTTTAGATTTGTacagatttcaaatttcatcagATTGGCCCGTACCTTTTATCcctgtgattattctagctaatattcattgtaaattttaatgtgcaatcactatgacATTCCAGGGGTTTTTTGCCAAAAGTAAATCATGACTGAAACGaagcaaaaaatttgaaatgatcattgaaagtttcagttaaagtaattgagcgtctcataagt
This genomic interval from Cotesia glomerata isolate CgM1 linkage group LG1, MPM_Cglom_v2.3, whole genome shotgun sequence contains the following:
- the LOC123264837 gene encoding tetraspanin-1; its protein translation is MGCIALFAKFFLCFFNFIFFIAGGAALAVGIWLIVDISTFTNLISKIDESDVLTKTDPDVIKTISYVLIIVGALTFIVSFLGYCGAMFESRCLLCIYGILILVVLILECTVVGLSFSWNSETEQGVRMLLKATMKYYATNEDKTEAVTVAWDEIMNQMKCCGVDNYTDFSQSPNWSMIEKKVPEACCNKINGILQDSNCPSRPSLSNSYHMQGCYNAIINSIQENAAIAIGVAVVLVFVELIVIILALYLACCYWRPQHVLTCWCCC